The Solanum lycopersicum chromosome 6, SLM_r2.1 genome has a window encoding:
- the LOC138349410 gene encoding E3 ubiquitin-protein ligase RING1-like, translated as MSSAGNTGGGEMAGNSALNYFCYGCQSTVSLTNSELSCPNCNGTFVEESPSPDPVTRANPDPSFSFPADSGNGSDDEVSALFESGFGRSPVEVDPVTFINRDGDGTIQLLLENNRENEVPIIFGDFTVGPHLVMSDLNMNGTPPAARSAVLGLPDVKVSDELLNSDLSQCAVCKDDFKLDEMVKQMPCKHMYHRNCILPWLELRNSCPVCRFELPTDDFVYENRRRRNANNAGLLSLGLEGRGNQGTLDSNGGLLSLGSGGGGNQGNARTVESNAGLFSVDAGNQGNGGTMESYAALFSMGAQGGGSRGNRGTVERRVRISVPGLLRGSQSHAETSSSTGGGGSNDEVMNDGDVSSSDDTHGEPNPRPGGHGQAN; from the coding sequence ATGTCGTCGGCGGGGAACACTGGCGGCGGAGAAATGGCCGGAAATTCAGCTCTGAATTACTTCTGCTATGGATGTCAGAGCACTGTGAGCTTAACAAATTCTGAACTCTCATGCCCTAATTGCAATGGTACATTTGTAGAAGAATCCCCTTCTCCAGATCCTGTTACCAGAGCAAATCCCGACCCATCGTTTTCCTTCCCCGCCGATTCCGGTAACGGAAGCGACGATGAAGTTTCCGCACTCTTCGAAAGTGGTTTCGGCCGATCACCAGTTGAAGTAGACCCTGTTACGTTCATCAATAGGGATGGTGATGGAACTATTCAATTGCTGCTTGAAAACAATCGTGAGAATGAGGTACCGATTATCTTTGGTGACTTTACTGTGGGGCCGCATCTCGTGATGAGTGACTTGAACATGAATGGTACGCCACCTGCTGCTAGATCGGCTGTTTTGGGCCTTCCTGATGTTAAGGTGAGTGATGAGTTGTTGAATTCGGATTTATCCCAATGTGCTGTTTGTAAAGATGATTTTAAGCTGGATGAAATGGTGAAACAAATGCCTTGCAAGCATATGTACCATCGCAATTGTATTTTGCCTTGGTTAGAATTGCGTAATTCGTGCCCTGTATGTCGATTTGAGTTGCCTACCGATGATTTTGTCTATGAGAATAGGAGACGTAGGAATGCTAACAATGCTGGTTTGTTGTCTCTGGGTTTAGAAGGTCGAGGAAATCAGGGGACACTGGATAGCAATGGTGGTTTGCTTTCTCTGGGTTCGGGAGGTGGAGGAAATCAGGGGAATGCTAGAACCGTGGAGAGCAATGCTGGTTTgttttctgtggatgcaggaAATCAGGGGAATGGTGGAACGATGGAGAGCTATGCTGCTTTGTTTTCTATGGGTGCACAAGGTGGAGGAAGTCGGGGGAATCGTGGAACAGTGGAGAGAAGGGTTAGGATTTCAGTACCAGGGCTATTAAGGGGGTCGCAATCACATGCTGAGACAAGCAGCAGTACTGGAGGTGGGGGAAGCAACGATGAAGTGATGAATGATGGTGACGTTAGCAGTAGCGATGATACTCATGGGGAGCCGAATCCACGTCCTGGAGGACATGGACAAGCAAACTAG